The sequence below is a genomic window from Uranotaenia lowii strain MFRU-FL chromosome 2, ASM2978415v1, whole genome shotgun sequence.
TGCAAATCTTAAATATAAGAGGTTTTCCGATTAGTCGGAGCATATTAACAgaacttttatgaaaaatttcaggCAGTGTACGATACAATGATCTAACAATTTTATCATAACACTAACTTCGATCACATGTAAGTTCGCGTTATGCTTTAAATAGTTGATTTGTAATGTTTATATTAAagagttttaaataattcaacaaCTTTGAAGTTTCTatagaaaaaagtattaaaaaaaatttaaagatcttTCACTAAGTTTAATTAGAAATATAAAAATCCTTTTTGCATTATCAcctcaaaattgattatttttgcacttataaaTCTTTATTTTGAGAATGCACAGACCAACTGGAAGTTAAGGGCCTCCAACAGAGGTGTCAAGTGACCTGGTTTTCGAGAGGCCGACTTGActtgacctattttttttcaaaaatgctctTTAAACTGTTCTGAGTTGTCcttatttccaaataaaaatccTATTGAATTTGTGATTCAATTAtgagaacatgaaaaaaatctgtaataaaatagtttgACCTATTCAACCGATGGTATATaatgtttttcgaaacaaacagAAGGCCACCCAAGGTTCTGCTCACTTCAGTTGTATAAGTTGAGGCTTCTACAATATGTACCtatattttgctattttttatgTATATTATTCCTTTCAGACTAGTGTGGTCCTCAAAATCCACCTGGCATCTATGACCATCAATGAACTACCATATGGAACCAACCACCTATTTTTAGGTTTGAAATCGGGAGCGTGCGATTATTTCATTTTCGAGCTCGGATCGGTCAACATGGTCAATACATTTATCTAACCATGTTAGTTTACCTTTATACTTTGacgatgtttttcaaacaaatgaaatattttatagttttcatattattttttgttttttttccaaaaatacagATGCCCCAATGATGGTTTATTTTGCTATTGGTTTAATGGAACTGTAAATAATGCTAAAATTTTGGTCTCaggtttgaatttaatttgggGCGATTGGGATCAGAGAGGTGCAAGTGCCTATATCATAGTTTCAAAAAAACGCGTTTCAAATTTGTGAAGACttcgatttttcataaaactttcgaacttcaacaattttcattcaatcgaaaaagtgttATTGAAAttgagttttgcaccagatgtacattgaaatATGAAGCATCTTTAGgtaaattttactcaaaattgatgattttggacttgcacccctctgatcacTTAAAATATTGGATACCTTAATGATGGCTTATTTTGCCATCAGTATAAATTCCACACCAAATTTAGCTTCCATTTTGCTGTTGACGCCTGAAGTTGGTCTCAGTTTACTatcaaaaaacacatttttgaaaCCTTAGTTATGCCTTATTTTGCTCTCGTACAAAATGCAACACCAAAAAATACTATCACTTTGCTGTTGACGCCTTATTAAGGTCTCAGTTAGCTATCAacttgggcatcaaagtctgctcgggctgGTAGCCTCTTTGGCTGTTGCCGCTCAAGCCGGATATGTAGAGAACTCGTGGCCGGTAAACTCCTTAGGATGGAACTCCTGGAACAACGGATGGAACAATGGATGGAATGAATGGAACAACTGGAACACCAAGGGTCTGGTTTTGTATCCTTACTCTTCCGTTCATGGATCCTGGCCAGCAGTGAACTCTGTCTATGACAATGCTTGGGTCAACGGAAACGGATGGTATGGAGCGAAGCCAACCGTTGTTCAGGCCAATGTTGCCAAGGTCAATCCGTGGGGACTTCCATGGGCCGGATATGGTTAT
It includes:
- the LOC129741241 gene encoding uncharacterized protein LOC129741241, producing MKVSVSYQLGHQSLLGLVASLAVAAQAGYVENSWPVNSLGWNSWNNGWNNGWNEWNNWNTKGLVLYPYSSVHGSWPAVNSVYDNAWVNGNGWYGAKPTVVQANVAKVNPWGLPWAGYGYGHGYNNYVAHGAPIVAAKYVAANPGSVHLAPLVGHAVNQKLIVA